In the Burkholderia glumae LMG 2196 = ATCC 33617 genome, one interval contains:
- a CDS encoding glycosyltransferase, with product MTLAIVFGLSCLSLIIWCVLLFARGGFWRARPAAPLPDEARGAAAADGWPAVVVVVPARNEADVIGAAVTSLLRQDYRGALHVIVVDDHSTDGTADAARAAALAARHAERLTVLAAQPLPPGWSGKVWAQSQGIAAVRTRALPADYLLLTDADIGHPADAVTQLVTRAQAEGRDLVSLMVRLRCDSFWEKALIPAFVFFFAKLYPFSWINDTRSKTAGAAGGCMLVRRAALEEAGGIESIRGALIDDCSLAARIKFRGGRHHPIRLDLAERSVSLRPYDSWRDIWNMIARTAFTQLRYSPLLLAGTLLGMSIVYLLPPLAALAYGARAWPAWLAWAAMSASYAPMLAYYRRSLLWAPALPLVALFYNGATFASAWRYWRGKGGQWKARVQAPVER from the coding sequence ATGACGCTTGCAATCGTGTTCGGCCTGTCGTGCCTGTCCCTGATTATCTGGTGCGTGCTGCTGTTCGCGCGCGGCGGCTTCTGGCGCGCGCGCCCGGCCGCCCCGCTGCCGGACGAGGCGCGCGGCGCGGCCGCGGCCGACGGCTGGCCGGCGGTGGTGGTGGTGGTGCCGGCGCGCAACGAGGCGGACGTGATCGGCGCGGCCGTCACGTCGCTGCTGCGGCAGGACTATCGCGGCGCGCTGCACGTGATCGTGGTGGACGATCACAGCACCGACGGCACGGCCGATGCCGCGCGCGCGGCGGCGCTGGCCGCCCGGCATGCCGAACGGCTCACGGTGCTCGCCGCGCAGCCGCTGCCGCCCGGCTGGTCGGGCAAGGTCTGGGCGCAGTCGCAGGGCATCGCCGCGGTACGCACGCGCGCGCTGCCGGCCGACTACCTGCTGCTGACCGACGCCGACATTGGCCATCCGGCCGACGCGGTGACCCAGCTCGTCACGCGCGCCCAGGCCGAAGGCCGCGATCTGGTGTCGCTGATGGTGCGGCTGCGCTGCGATTCGTTCTGGGAGAAGGCGCTGATTCCGGCTTTCGTGTTCTTCTTCGCCAAGCTCTACCCGTTCTCGTGGATCAACGACACGCGCAGCAAGACGGCCGGCGCGGCCGGCGGCTGCATGCTGGTGCGGCGCGCGGCGCTGGAGGAGGCGGGCGGGATCGAGTCGATCCGCGGCGCGCTGATCGACGATTGCAGCCTGGCCGCCAGGATCAAGTTCCGCGGCGGCCGGCATCACCCGATCCGGCTCGATCTCGCCGAGCGCAGCGTGTCGCTGCGCCCGTATGACAGCTGGCGCGACATCTGGAACATGATCGCGCGCACCGCGTTCACGCAGCTGCGCTATTCGCCGCTGCTGCTGGCCGGCACGCTGCTCGGCATGTCGATCGTCTATCTGCTGCCGCCGCTGGCCGCGCTGGCCTATGGCGCGCGCGCGTGGCCGGCCTGGCTCGCGTGGGCGGCGATGAGCGCGTCCTACGCGCCGATGCTGGCCTACTACCGGCGCTCGCTGCTGTGGGCGCCCGCGCTGCCGCTCGTCGCGCTGTTCTACAACGGCGCGACGTTCGCGTCCGCGTGGCGCTACTGGCGCGGCAAGGGCGGACAATGGAAGGCGCGCGTGCAGGCGCCGGTGGAGCGCTGA
- the hpnA gene encoding hopanoid-associated sugar epimerase — translation MTDTQRDLVLVTGASGFVGSAVARIAQAHGYALRVLVRATSPRTNLAGLDAEVVTGDMRDEASMRQALRGVRHLLHVAADYRLWAPDPHEIERANLEGAVATMRAALAEGVERIVYTSSVATLKVTNSGNSTDETSPLAAEQAIGVYKRSKVLAERAVERMIAEDGLPAVIVNPSTPIGPRDVKPTPTGRIIVEAATGKIPAFVDTGLNLVHVDDVAHGHFLALEKGRIGERYILGGENLPLQQMLADIAAMVGRKPPTVALPRWPLYPLAVAAEAVAKFTKREPFVTVDGLKMSKNKMYFTSAKAERELGYRARPYRDGLRDALDWFREAGYLTR, via the coding sequence ATGACAGACACACAACGCGATCTCGTACTCGTCACCGGCGCGTCCGGCTTCGTCGGCTCCGCCGTGGCACGCATCGCGCAGGCGCACGGTTATGCGCTGCGCGTGCTGGTGCGCGCCACGAGCCCGCGCACCAACCTCGCCGGCCTCGACGCCGAGGTCGTCACGGGCGACATGCGCGACGAGGCGTCGATGCGCCAGGCACTGCGCGGGGTGCGCCATCTGCTGCACGTGGCCGCCGACTACCGGCTCTGGGCACCCGATCCGCACGAAATCGAGCGCGCCAACCTGGAAGGCGCCGTGGCCACGATGCGCGCGGCGCTCGCCGAGGGCGTCGAGCGCATCGTCTACACCAGCAGCGTCGCCACGCTGAAGGTGACGAATTCCGGCAACTCCACCGACGAGACCTCGCCGCTCGCGGCCGAGCAGGCGATCGGCGTCTACAAGCGCAGCAAGGTGCTGGCCGAGCGCGCGGTGGAGCGCATGATCGCCGAGGACGGCCTGCCCGCCGTGATCGTCAACCCGTCCACGCCGATCGGCCCGCGCGACGTGAAGCCGACGCCCACCGGACGCATCATCGTCGAGGCCGCCACCGGCAAGATTCCGGCGTTCGTCGATACGGGCCTGAACCTGGTCCACGTCGACGACGTCGCGCACGGCCATTTCCTCGCGCTCGAGAAAGGCCGCATCGGCGAGCGCTACATCCTCGGCGGCGAGAACCTGCCGCTGCAGCAGATGCTGGCCGACATCGCCGCGATGGTCGGCCGCAAACCGCCCACCGTCGCGCTGCCGCGCTGGCCGCTCTACCCGCTCGCGGTCGCGGCCGAGGCGGTGGCGAAGTTCACGAAGCGCGAGCCGTTCGTGACCGTCGACGGGCTGAAGATGTCGAAGAACAAGATGTACTTCACGTCGGCGAAGGCCGAGCGCGAGCTCGGCTACCGCGCGCGGCCCTACCGCGACGGCCTGCGCGATGCGCTCGACTGGTTCCGCGAGGCCGGCTATCTGACGCGCTGA
- a CDS encoding acylphosphatase, with amino-acid sequence MGGKDLDERIETIYVRVRGVVQGVGFRHATVREAHALRLRGWVANLEDGSVEAMIQGPGPQIDRMLAWLRHGPPAARVSEVEFEERQTDKRFERFQQH; translated from the coding sequence ATGGGCGGCAAGGATCTCGACGAACGGATCGAAACGATCTACGTGCGCGTGCGCGGCGTCGTGCAGGGCGTGGGCTTCCGGCACGCGACCGTGCGCGAGGCGCACGCGCTCAGGCTGCGCGGCTGGGTGGCCAATCTCGAGGACGGTTCCGTCGAGGCGATGATCCAGGGCCCGGGGCCGCAGATCGACCGTATGCTGGCGTGGCTGCGGCACGGGCCGCCGGCCGCGCGCGTGAGCGAGGTCGAATTCGAGGAGCGCCAGACCGACAAGCGCTTCGAGCGTTTCCAGCAGCATTGA
- the rarD gene encoding EamA family transporter RarD — MIHDHPDAQRGVTLSVAASALFALLSVYAKLLAPLTGLDIFAWRIVWTLPGALLLVAMRGRFGELAGFVRRVCGTRRLALAVGAGAAMLGVQLWLFLWAPLHGRMLEVSLGYFLMPLTMVLVGRFVYRESLSLLQWGSIACAAAGVAHEVWVTRAFAWPTLVVALGYPPYFMLRRRIEVEPLTLFAVEMIALLPVALVTLAALGTPVGGHPVLWALWLPGLGVLSTLALGCYLKASRMLPMALFGILGYVEPVLIVAAAVLLLGESLSMQQLGTYGPIWLAVALTAWHSYLRMRRVRA; from the coding sequence ATGATTCACGATCATCCGGACGCGCAGCGCGGCGTCACGCTGTCGGTCGCGGCGTCCGCGCTGTTCGCGCTGCTGTCGGTCTACGCGAAGCTGCTCGCGCCGCTCACCGGCCTCGACATCTTCGCCTGGCGCATCGTCTGGACGCTGCCGGGCGCGCTGCTGCTGGTCGCGATGCGCGGCCGCTTCGGCGAGCTGGCCGGCTTCGTGCGGCGCGTGTGCGGCACGCGCCGCCTCGCGCTCGCGGTCGGCGCCGGGGCGGCCATGCTCGGCGTGCAGCTGTGGTTGTTCCTGTGGGCCCCGCTGCACGGGCGCATGCTCGAGGTGTCGCTCGGCTATTTCCTGATGCCGCTCACGATGGTGCTGGTGGGCCGCTTCGTCTATCGCGAGTCGCTGTCGCTGCTGCAGTGGGGCTCGATCGCCTGCGCGGCGGCCGGCGTGGCGCACGAGGTGTGGGTCACGCGTGCGTTCGCGTGGCCGACGCTGGTGGTCGCGCTCGGTTATCCGCCTTACTTCATGCTGCGCCGTCGCATCGAGGTCGAGCCGCTCACGCTGTTCGCGGTCGAGATGATCGCGCTGCTGCCGGTGGCGCTCGTCACGCTCGCGGCGCTCGGCACGCCGGTGGGCGGCCACCCGGTGCTCTGGGCGCTCTGGCTGCCGGGGCTCGGGGTGCTCAGCACGCTCGCGCTCGGCTGCTACCTGAAGGCGAGCCGGATGCTGCCGATGGCGCTGTTCGGCATCCTCGGCTACGTCGAGCCGGTGCTGATCGTGGCGGCCGCCGTGCTGCTGCTCGGCGAATCGCTGAGCATGCAGCAGCTCGGCACCTACGGCCCGATCTGGCTCGCCGTCGCGCTGACGGCATGGCACAGCTATCTGCGGATGCGCCGCGTGCGCGCCTGA
- a CDS encoding OpgC domain-containing protein, with protein sequence MAVTSARASAPPRSGRLIEIDFFRGIVLLMIVVDHIGGSLVSKVTLHAFALCDAAEVFVFLGGFAAASAFLAMSERHGADAARRRFVRRAVQIYRAFLATTTLMLVVSAVLDHYGIDSPNMALDDVSLMLAAPLTGLVEVLTFQRQPYLASVLPMYVLFALATPAIVPLARRHPAWLCAASLASWFASGWLGTQLLDTPSFKWSFNPFAWQLMFVLGALARCQPIYRGVASRPHGAVLTGVALGIVAICAYYKLFSGLPLPEGVLKRDLAWPRIVSFIAIAWLMADLVRHGWVGRIARAVRPVVAVGQRGLVCYVVGTAISLTLDSLLHRASMSPHFSPIEIGFAADTIALGGLLMLASSGGWWARLRRAPA encoded by the coding sequence ATGGCGGTAACGAGCGCGCGCGCATCGGCGCCGCCGCGTTCGGGCCGTCTGATCGAAATCGACTTCTTCCGCGGGATCGTGCTGCTGATGATCGTCGTCGACCACATCGGCGGCAGCCTCGTCTCCAAGGTCACGCTGCATGCGTTCGCGCTTTGCGACGCAGCCGAGGTGTTCGTGTTCCTCGGCGGCTTCGCGGCCGCGAGCGCGTTCCTCGCGATGTCCGAGCGGCATGGCGCCGATGCCGCGCGGCGCCGCTTCGTGCGCCGCGCAGTGCAGATCTACCGCGCGTTCCTCGCCACCACCACGCTGATGCTGGTGGTCTCGGCCGTGCTCGACCACTACGGCATCGATTCGCCCAACATGGCGCTCGACGACGTCAGCCTGATGCTGGCCGCGCCGCTCACGGGCCTGGTGGAGGTGCTGACGTTCCAGCGCCAGCCCTACCTCGCCTCGGTGCTGCCGATGTACGTGCTGTTCGCGCTCGCGACGCCGGCCATCGTGCCGCTCGCGCGGCGGCATCCCGCTTGGCTGTGCGCGGCGAGCCTCGCGTCGTGGTTCGCCTCGGGCTGGCTCGGCACGCAACTGCTCGACACGCCCTCGTTCAAGTGGAGCTTCAACCCGTTCGCGTGGCAGCTGATGTTCGTGCTCGGCGCGCTGGCACGCTGCCAGCCGATCTATCGTGGCGTGGCGTCGCGCCCGCACGGCGCCGTGCTGACCGGCGTCGCGCTCGGCATCGTGGCGATCTGCGCCTACTACAAGCTGTTCTCGGGGCTGCCGCTGCCCGAGGGCGTGCTCAAGCGCGACCTGGCCTGGCCGCGCATCGTCAGCTTCATCGCGATCGCCTGGCTGATGGCGGATCTGGTGCGCCATGGCTGGGTCGGCCGGATCGCGCGCGCGGTGCGGCCGGTGGTGGCCGTCGGACAGCGCGGGCTGGTCTGCTACGTGGTGGGCACCGCGATTTCGCTGACGCTCGATTCGCTGCTGCATCGCGCCTCGATGAGTCCGCACTTCTCGCCGATCGAGATCGGCTTCGCGGCCGACACGATCGCGCTCGGCGGGCTGCTGATGCTGGCCAGTTCGGGCGGCTGGTGGGCGCGGCTGCGGCGCGCGCCGGCATAG
- a CDS encoding peptide MFS transporter → MSVSTPVSQTRSFSTVFLIEMWERFGYYGMVALMVLFMVEKLGFDDSYANLTWGAFVALIYASPAIGGWIGDHVLGTRRTMIVGAVVLAAGYLMLALPNDNLQFLYASLGVMVVGNGLFKANAANLVRRIYEGDDARLDSAFTIYYMAVNIGSTVSMLVTPWIKDRWGWHPAFAVCCAGMVLGILNYLLMHRTLAHVGSRPDDAPVRWGRAAGVLAGGIALGVATMFLLGHKALAVAAVWTAGAIALAIFVYMIAKVERAERAGLVAALVLIAQVILFFIFYQQMSTSLTLFAFRNVDPDFTLFGTTLFTWSAGQFQALNPIWIMLLSPLLVLIYNGLANRGINVPVAVKYALGFAVVAAGFFVFAASGRFAVDGRVSSWFMVGGYGLYSLGELLVSGLGLAMIARYVPARMSGFMMGAYFVATGISQYLGSVVANLAQMPSHDLPATASLPLYVHLFTMLGWVAVAGTIVSCLLLPLMSRLSRAHHESVNAARGDANGLQASAAAQ, encoded by the coding sequence ATGTCAGTCTCAACTCCGGTATCCCAGACCCGCTCGTTCTCGACGGTCTTCCTGATCGAAATGTGGGAGCGCTTCGGCTATTACGGCATGGTCGCGCTGATGGTGCTGTTCATGGTCGAGAAGCTCGGCTTCGACGACAGCTACGCGAACCTGACCTGGGGCGCGTTCGTCGCGCTGATCTACGCGTCGCCCGCGATCGGCGGCTGGATCGGCGACCACGTGCTCGGCACGCGGCGCACCATGATCGTCGGCGCGGTGGTGCTGGCCGCGGGCTACCTGATGCTCGCGCTGCCGAACGACAACCTGCAGTTCCTCTACGCCTCGCTCGGCGTGATGGTGGTGGGCAACGGCCTCTTCAAGGCCAACGCCGCGAACCTCGTGCGCCGCATCTACGAAGGCGACGACGCGCGCCTCGACAGCGCGTTCACGATCTACTACATGGCGGTCAACATCGGCTCGACCGTGTCGATGCTGGTCACGCCGTGGATCAAGGACCGCTGGGGCTGGCACCCGGCGTTCGCGGTCTGCTGCGCGGGCATGGTGCTCGGCATTCTCAACTACCTGCTGATGCATCGCACGCTCGCCCATGTCGGCTCGCGCCCCGACGACGCGCCGGTTCGCTGGGGCCGCGCCGCGGGCGTGCTGGCGGGCGGCATCGCGCTCGGCGTCGCCACCATGTTCCTGCTCGGCCACAAGGCGCTCGCCGTGGCGGCGGTCTGGACGGCCGGCGCGATCGCGCTCGCGATCTTCGTCTACATGATCGCGAAGGTGGAGCGCGCCGAGCGCGCCGGGCTGGTCGCGGCGCTGGTGCTGATCGCCCAGGTGATCCTGTTCTTCATCTTCTATCAGCAGATGTCGACCTCGCTCACGCTGTTCGCATTCCGCAACGTCGATCCGGACTTCACGCTGTTCGGCACCACGCTGTTCACCTGGAGCGCGGGACAGTTCCAGGCGCTCAACCCGATCTGGATCATGCTGCTGAGCCCGCTGCTGGTGCTGATCTACAACGGCCTCGCGAACCGCGGCATCAACGTGCCGGTGGCGGTCAAGTACGCGCTCGGCTTCGCCGTGGTGGCGGCCGGCTTCTTCGTGTTCGCCGCGAGCGGGCGCTTCGCGGTGGACGGGCGCGTCTCGTCGTGGTTCATGGTGGGCGGCTACGGCCTCTACTCGCTCGGCGAACTGCTGGTGAGCGGCCTCGGCCTCGCGATGATCGCGCGCTACGTGCCGGCGCGCATGAGCGGCTTCATGATGGGCGCCTACTTCGTCGCGACCGGCATTTCGCAGTATCTGGGCAGCGTGGTCGCAAACCTCGCGCAGATGCCCTCGCACGACCTGCCCGCCACCGCCTCGCTGCCGCTCTACGTCCACCTGTTCACGATGCTCGGCTGGGTGGCCGTGGCCGGCACGATCGTGTCCTGCCTGCTGCTGCCGCTGATGAGCCGGCTCTCGCGCGCGCACCACGAGAGCGTGAACGCCGCGCGCGGCGACGCCAACGGCCTGCAGGCCAGCGCCGCGGCTCAGTGA
- a CDS encoding cupin domain-containing protein, producing MVASTENTQPRNAAVELGSKIRALRQRLKRTLDETASAAGISKPFLSQVERGLASPSITSLAGIAQALGVNVQYFVETPSEERSVCRGEQLRFFSFADSANLFARLTNVSAGRQLEAILVRMPPGQKRSEVTTHAGEEFLYVIEGEVSLTLEGKTFVVQAGDSAHYLSTTPHSWVNTAKHESVVVWVGTPRLF from the coding sequence ATGGTTGCTTCCACTGAAAATACGCAGCCCCGCAACGCGGCGGTCGAGCTGGGCAGCAAGATCCGTGCGCTCAGGCAGCGGCTCAAGCGTACGCTCGACGAAACCGCGAGTGCCGCGGGCATTTCCAAGCCGTTCCTGTCGCAGGTCGAGCGCGGGCTGGCATCGCCGTCGATCACCTCGCTGGCCGGCATCGCGCAGGCGCTCGGCGTGAACGTGCAGTACTTCGTCGAGACGCCGAGCGAGGAGCGCTCGGTGTGCCGGGGCGAGCAGTTGCGTTTCTTCAGTTTTGCCGATTCGGCCAATCTGTTCGCACGGCTGACCAATGTGTCGGCCGGCCGGCAGCTCGAGGCGATCCTCGTGCGCATGCCGCCGGGACAGAAGCGCTCGGAAGTGACCACGCACGCGGGAGAGGAGTTCCTGTACGTGATCGAAGGGGAGGTATCGCTGACGCTGGAAGGCAAGACCTTCGTCGTGCAGGCCGGCGACAGTGCGCATTACTTGTCGACCACGCCGCATAGCTGGGTCAACACCGCCAAGCACGAATCGGTGGTGGTCTGGGTCGGCACGCCGCGCCTGTTCTAG
- a CDS encoding OprD family outer membrane porin, producing MTQIRNLSPASLAVRLAYSLPVLAGMAAAPALADEPPDASRAPAPAVAAQPPTMPPAVTGTAANQAGSPVPSPDLSSQAKSQGFVRDSHLQLMFRNYADLLDAKGGPHRHAWVQALMANFESGYTTGLIGFGVDASAYAALKLDGGAGGGNMVHVADGGGSNQLAWAYPGLYDVKARISNTVIKYGLQIVDNPFMEPHDNRALPPTFLGATIVSNEFRNVMLEAGSFTKTDARGRSTLIGLRSQYGGTRIDRLSYAGGTWDYMPGGTVALYANQAENVWNQYYASVRQSFGVPAGIKWSGFGNVYSTHDTGDARQGGIDNQAYSLSLAAQHGPHELLLGYQQVLGNQFFDYLAETNGIFLADSMDVDYNAPHEKSLQLRYTFYGKDGGLPGFKAMVWALTGWGADGSAGAAQDPTHAGIYWKDGLPVQGRHHEFGFIPSYTIQGGRFKDTRITFVAMWHVGSAHYSDSTNQEYRLVVNLPMTVF from the coding sequence ATGACCCAGATCAGAAACCTGTCGCCCGCATCGCTTGCGGTGCGCCTGGCGTATAGCCTGCCGGTGCTGGCCGGCATGGCGGCCGCGCCGGCCCTTGCCGACGAGCCGCCGGACGCGTCGCGCGCGCCCGCTCCTGCCGTTGCCGCGCAACCGCCCACCATGCCGCCCGCCGTGACCGGCACGGCGGCGAATCAGGCGGGCTCGCCCGTGCCGAGCCCGGACCTGTCGAGCCAGGCGAAGTCGCAGGGCTTCGTTCGCGACAGCCACTTGCAGCTGATGTTTCGCAACTACGCGGACCTGCTCGACGCCAAGGGCGGCCCGCATCGCCACGCCTGGGTCCAGGCGCTGATGGCGAACTTCGAGTCGGGCTACACGACGGGGCTGATCGGCTTCGGCGTGGACGCGTCGGCCTACGCGGCGCTGAAGCTCGACGGCGGCGCGGGCGGCGGCAACATGGTGCATGTGGCCGACGGCGGCGGCTCGAACCAGCTCGCCTGGGCCTATCCCGGCCTCTACGACGTGAAGGCGCGGATCTCGAACACCGTGATCAAGTACGGCCTGCAGATCGTCGACAACCCGTTCATGGAGCCGCACGACAATCGCGCGCTGCCGCCGACCTTTCTCGGCGCGACGATCGTCAGCAACGAGTTCCGCAACGTGATGCTCGAGGCCGGCAGCTTCACGAAGACCGACGCGCGCGGACGCTCCACGCTGATCGGCCTGCGCTCGCAATACGGCGGCACGCGCATCGATCGGCTGAGCTACGCCGGCGGCACCTGGGACTACATGCCGGGCGGCACGGTGGCGCTCTATGCGAATCAGGCCGAGAACGTCTGGAACCAGTACTACGCGTCGGTGCGGCAGAGCTTCGGCGTGCCCGCCGGCATCAAGTGGAGCGGCTTCGGCAACGTGTATTCGACGCACGACACCGGCGACGCACGGCAGGGCGGCATCGACAACCAGGCCTATAGCCTGTCGCTGGCCGCCCAGCACGGGCCGCATGAACTGCTGCTCGGCTACCAGCAGGTGCTCGGCAACCAGTTCTTCGATTACCTCGCCGAGACGAACGGCATCTTCCTTGCCGATTCGATGGACGTCGACTACAACGCGCCGCATGAAAAATCGCTGCAGCTGCGCTACACGTTCTACGGCAAGGACGGCGGCCTGCCCGGCTTCAAGGCGATGGTCTGGGCGCTGACGGGATGGGGCGCCGACGGCTCGGCGGGCGCGGCGCAGGACCCGACGCACGCGGGCATCTACTGGAAGGACGGCCTGCCGGTGCAGGGGCGCCACCACGAGTTCGGCTTCATCCCTTCCTACACGATCCAGGGCGGGCGCTTCAAGGACACCCGGATCACCTTCGTCGCGATGTGGCACGTGGGCTCGGCGCACTACTCGGACAGCACCAATCAGGAATACCGGCTGGTGGTCAATCTGCCGATGACGGTGTTCTGA
- a CDS encoding DedA family protein/thiosulfate sulfurtransferase GlpE, giving the protein MLHDLIARYGPLIVFVNVLAAALGLPVPAMPTLVLFGAMATLHPEVFGMQLVPVLLLSVAAALLGDSAWYAAGRRFGGKTLRTICRLSLSRDSCVKKTEQFFGRWGVRVLAIARFVPGLSLVSVPLAGALGTRYRTFVGYDALGALLWAAAGLLIGLVFAEQIDWLLAAASRLGHAALAVVAVLLALYASVRWMRRRALLRQLVHARIGVDELDRLLHADAGPPPVVIDVRTAEHRRLDPFSIPGAVFADERHIRDLAARYPLSQRFVTYCACPNEVSAVLMARRLSDAGFTDALALRGGLDAWRDSGRPLAGIVLAEPVPAAPAPKTA; this is encoded by the coding sequence ATGCTGCATGACCTCATCGCCCGATACGGGCCGTTGATCGTGTTCGTCAACGTGCTGGCCGCCGCGCTCGGCTTGCCCGTGCCGGCAATGCCCACGCTCGTCCTGTTCGGCGCGATGGCCACCCTGCATCCCGAGGTGTTCGGCATGCAACTGGTGCCGGTGCTGCTGCTGTCGGTGGCGGCGGCGCTGCTCGGCGACTCGGCTTGGTACGCGGCGGGGCGCCGCTTCGGCGGCAAGACGCTGAGGACGATCTGCCGGCTGTCGCTATCGCGCGACAGTTGCGTGAAAAAAACCGAGCAGTTCTTCGGTCGCTGGGGCGTGCGCGTGCTCGCGATCGCGCGCTTCGTGCCGGGGCTGTCGCTGGTGTCGGTGCCGCTGGCCGGCGCGCTCGGCACGCGCTATCGCACCTTCGTCGGCTACGACGCGCTCGGCGCGCTGCTGTGGGCCGCGGCCGGGCTGCTGATCGGGCTCGTGTTCGCCGAGCAGATCGACTGGCTGTTGGCGGCCGCGAGCCGGCTCGGCCACGCCGCGCTGGCCGTCGTCGCCGTGCTGCTCGCGCTCTACGCGAGCGTGCGCTGGATGCGCCGCCGCGCGCTGCTGCGCCAGCTCGTCCACGCGCGCATCGGCGTCGACGAGCTCGATCGACTGCTGCATGCCGATGCGGGGCCGCCGCCCGTCGTGATCGACGTGCGGACCGCCGAGCATCGGCGCCTCGATCCGTTCTCGATTCCCGGCGCGGTGTTCGCCGACGAGCGGCACATCCGCGATCTGGCCGCCCGCTATCCGCTGTCGCAAAGGTTCGTGACCTACTGCGCCTGCCCGAACGAGGTGTCGGCGGTGCTGATGGCCAGACGGCTGTCGGACGCCGGCTTCACCGACGCGCTCGCGCTGCGCGGCGGCCTCGACGCCTGGCGCGACTCCGGCCGGCCGCTGGCCGGCATCGTGCTGGCCGAACCGGTCCCGGCCGCGCCGGCGCCGAAGACGGCCTGA
- a CDS encoding GntP family permease, which translates to MSFVIVLAALAFLMFAAYRGYSVILFAPIAALGAVLLTDPAAVAPVFSGIFMEKMVGFVKLYFPVFLLGAVFGKVIELSGFSESIVAAAIRYIGRSRANAVIVAVCALLTYGGVSLFVVVFAVYPFAAELYRQSNIPKRLMPGAIALGAFSFTMDSLPGTPQIQNIIPTTFFKTTAWAAPALGTIGSAFIIVVGLSYLEWRRRAAMAAGEGYGTSLVNEPERVETQALPNPVLAVAPLVLVGVANFVMTKWIPQWYGGATYTVPPEVLPGLHAPVTTPIKTVVAIWSVEAALLLGILLVVITAFPRVSARFATGTKSAVGGALLAAMNTASEYGFGGVIAALPGFLVVGDALKSIPNPLVNAAVSVSSLAGITGSASGGMSIALAAMSDTFIKGAEAAQIPMEVLHRVVAMASGGMDTLPHNGAVITLLAVTGLTHRQSYRDIFAVTVIKTLAVFFVIAVYYVTGLV; encoded by the coding sequence TTGTCCTTCGTCATCGTCCTCGCCGCGCTGGCGTTTCTGATGTTCGCCGCCTATCGCGGCTACAGCGTGATCCTGTTCGCGCCGATCGCCGCGCTCGGCGCGGTGCTGCTGACCGATCCCGCCGCCGTCGCGCCCGTCTTCTCGGGCATCTTCATGGAGAAGATGGTCGGCTTCGTCAAGCTGTATTTCCCGGTATTCCTGCTCGGCGCGGTGTTCGGCAAGGTGATCGAGCTGTCGGGCTTCTCGGAATCGATCGTCGCGGCCGCGATTCGCTACATCGGCCGCTCGCGCGCGAACGCCGTGATCGTCGCGGTCTGCGCGCTGCTCACCTATGGCGGCGTGTCGCTGTTCGTGGTCGTGTTCGCGGTCTATCCGTTCGCGGCCGAACTCTATCGCCAGAGCAACATTCCGAAGCGGCTGATGCCGGGGGCGATCGCGCTCGGCGCGTTCTCGTTCACGATGGACTCGCTGCCCGGCACGCCGCAGATCCAGAACATCATCCCGACCACGTTCTTCAAGACGACGGCCTGGGCCGCGCCGGCGCTCGGCACGATCGGCTCGGCGTTCATCATCGTGGTGGGCCTGAGCTACCTCGAATGGCGCCGCCGCGCGGCGATGGCGGCCGGCGAAGGCTACGGCACCTCGCTCGTCAACGAGCCGGAGCGCGTCGAGACGCAGGCGCTGCCGAACCCGGTGCTCGCCGTCGCGCCGCTGGTGCTGGTGGGCGTGGCGAACTTCGTGATGACGAAGTGGATTCCGCAGTGGTACGGCGGCGCTACCTACACCGTGCCGCCCGAGGTGCTGCCCGGCCTGCACGCGCCCGTCACCACCCCGATCAAGACGGTGGTGGCGATCTGGTCGGTGGAGGCGGCGCTGCTGCTCGGCATCCTGCTGGTGGTGATCACGGCGTTCCCGCGCGTGAGCGCGCGCTTCGCGACCGGCACCAAATCCGCCGTCGGCGGTGCGTTGCTGGCGGCGATGAACACCGCCTCCGAATACGGTTTCGGCGGCGTGATCGCCGCGCTGCCGGGCTTCCTCGTGGTCGGCGACGCGCTCAAGAGCATCCCGAACCCGCTCGTCAACGCCGCCGTGTCGGTCAGCTCGCTGGCCGGCATCACCGGCTCGGCCTCGGGCGGCATGAGCATCGCGCTGGCCGCGATGTCGGACACCTTCATCAAGGGCGCCGAAGCCGCGCAGATTCCGATGGAAGTGCTGCATCGCGTGGTGGCGATGGCCAGCGGCGGCATGGACACGCTGCCCCACAACGGCGCGGTGATCACGCTGCTGGCGGTCACCGGCCTCACGCACCGGCAGTCGTATCGCGACATCTTCGCGGTCACGGTGATCAAGACGCTCGCGGTGTTCTTCGTGATCGCCGTCTATTACGTTACCGGACTGGTTTGA